A segment of the Bacteriovorax sp. PP10 genome:
CAATTGTTGTATCAGGTCTCAGGATTGTATCTTTTTTGACTCCTTTAAATTCGAAAACTAAATCATCAAAAAATCCATCAGCGTAAGCTTTCGCTGCTTTTTGGTGAGATTCAAAAGCAAGTTGATCCTGATCTTTTTGCGTGATTCCCCATTCCTGAACCATAAGCTCAGTATGTTGTCCCATTGATAAACCAGTTTGTGGCTCCATCACAGCAGGGAAGATTGGTTTTAAATATTGCGGTTTCATCTTCGTTAAAACTTTAAATTTATCACCTAATGTTTTTGCTTTTTGTAATTCCATCATCAACCATGAAAACTCATGGCTAAAAACTCCCGTTACATCTGAGTTTGTATCTGTTCCACCTGCGATACCACTTTCAATCTGGCCGCTAGCAATTTTTAAAGCAATGTGAGCTGCTGTTTCTAATCCTGTTCCACATGCACGTTGAACATCGTAACCAGGAGTGTGAGGATGAAGACCTGATTTTAAAACTGACTCTCTCGTCATGTTCCAGTCTTCAGCGTTTTTCATAACAGCACCGGTAGCAACGTCACCAAGGCGAACATTGTTAAGCTTCGTTTTGTTAACCAGGTTTTGAAGAGTCGCAATCATTAAATCTTTATTAGAAGTCTTTTGATAATTCGTGAAAGATCTCGTAAATGGAGTTCTTGATCCAGCGATGATCGCTACAGGTCTCATGGTCGTTGTTTTCATGGTTTCTTCCTTATTTGTTGAGCTATATGCTTAAAATTATGACTCGAATTGACTTCTTACCTACCAGTAGGTAGAATAGTCTATATGGCCACTAAAAGCAATACCGACACTAAAACAAAAGCACTCGATCTCGGTCGAGAATACCTCCAGACTCTGGGGTTTTCGGGCTTTAGTTTTCAGACGATCGCCGACACATTAGGCATTAAAAAAGCGAGTCTCCATTATTACTTTGCTTCTAAAGAAGAGATGGGATTAGCGCTCTTGAATGGCTACGAAGAAAGTCACAAGGCCTGGGCCTTAAAAGTCCAAGAGCTTCCTTCAAAGACTAAATTAGAAAAGATGGTAAAGGGATTCAAGGCCCTTAGTTCCAAAAATCATATGATCTGTCCGGTTGGATCGTTTACTTCTGATTTCCATTCCACAACACCTAAAATGAAAAAGAAAATACGACAGTTTCATTTCCTGGTGCGCGACTGGCTGATGGAAACTATTGATCAAGGGAAAAAAGAAGGGACAATTAGAGACAGTCTTGATACTGAAGTAGCAGCAGATTTATTCCTGGCAACACTTCAAGGTGGAGTGCAGCTGGCAAGAATCCGCGGTGAACAAAAGAGCTTGGAAAAAATGCTCGATACAATGATGGATAATCTTCATGGCAAATAATACGAATCCGTTACACGGAAAAACATTAGAAAACATTCTCACGGAACTGGTAGAGTTTTATGGTTTCCCAGAACTCTCACTAGCAATTGATATCAATTGTTTTAAAACTGATCCGAGTATTAAATCAAGCCTGACATTCCTTAGAAAAACACCTTGGGCCAGAACTAAGGTTGAAAATCTTTATATCGCTCACTTACGTGACAAGGCTTCGCAGCAGGATACTTAAGATTTTCTTAATTACACTCCGAAGACTATCCTTACTGTTCTAGATAATTGCATACTTAATTTCCTTAGATATAAATAAAGCGCTTAAGCTTTTTTAATGATCTTTAAAGGAAGTTTGAATGTTGCAGTTAACGAAGTTTTACGAAGAGTGCTATCAGGATTTCGAACAATCCAATTTATTATCTAATGTACCGGCTGAAATTCTTTCCAAGAATTTTTTAGCTTTCATTGATCAAAAAAAATCAATGATGTCTAAAAAAAATTTAGGCCACTATATCGATCAATTGATCTGGACTCAAAAGAGCGAGCATATTGATGACCCCTCATTTGATATTGAGTTAAAAAAAGAGATTGTATATGGGCTTCATCTAAAAAATAAAATCTTTGGCACATACTGTATTTCTATCAAGATTTTGAGACCTATCATTGAGCACATTAACCTGATAGAAAATCGTCCTGCACGCATTTTAGAGATTGGAAGCGGCTCTGGGCAATTGAGTATGGCAATGTATGAACAATTACAACATACTTCTTTAAAAGTTGAGATGACAGGATCAGATATTGTTCCAGAGTATGTTGAGGCCGCAAACCTTCTGGCCCGTGAAAAAAAATATGATATGAATTATAAAGTGATTGATGCTCTTCATTTGGATCAACTGCCTCCCAATTCATACGATATCGTCTTTACTCTTCATAGCATGCACCATTTTTTACCAGAGCAGTTAATTAAAATTATGGCCGGAGCACGAAGTGTTGCTTCTCAGGGATTTATTGGTGTGGATGCTTATCGAGGACTTTTTAATCTTTTCTTCATGGCGATGTTAGGTGGTGGGAAAAGTCTCGTGAGCTTAAATCCAGTTTTTTATCATGACTCTGTTATCTCAGGAAGACGAATGTACTCAGCTAAACAACTGGAGATCATGGCGAGAGTCGGTTGTCCTGGCTCAACCATTATCGCTGAAAATTTAAAACCAGGACTGACTGTCGTTAAGATTTTTTCATAACATTTTATTTGTGGGTGAAGAGTGCTTCAAATTCACCATAACCTGCTTTCTTCAAATCTTCTTTGGGAATAAACTTCATTGAAGCAGAGTTCATACAATAGCGAAGTCCTGTTGGTGCAGGACCATCATCAAAGACGTGGCCTAAGTGAGAGTTGGCATAACGGCTTCTTACTTCTGTACGCGAACCTAATAATAAATTCTTATCCACTTTTTCTACGATATTTGTTTTCACTAATGGGCGAGTGAAGCTTGGCCATCCTGTTCCAGAATCAAATTTATCAAGGGAGCTAAATAAAGGCTCACCTGAGACGATATCAACGTAGATACCTTCTTTTTTACTGTCGTGATAAGGATTTCTAAAAGGAGCTTCAGTTCCTTCTTCCTGAGTGACCTCATAAGAAAGTGGACTCAATGATTTTTTAAGTTCAGCAGAAGACGGCTTTTTAAACTTGGTAGCATCCCAAGAAAAAGCGGGGAGTGATGAAAAGAGAACTGCTAGAATAATTAGTGTTTTCATAACACTATCATCTGCCTTTGAAGCGGCTAAATCAAGTCTGTCTGAGTATTGTCTGAGTTAGAAATTAGTTTTCCAGTCATCAAAGCTTGAGAGTTTAATTTTTTCAACAGTAGTTTTGATAAGTTCGTTATCTGCAATAGTCTGTCCCATGAACACACACTGATGGTAGACATAACTATCGAGCTTTTTATTGATAAAACTTCTAAAGTATTGCATGCGATTCAAGCTCATATGAGTAAAGCCTTGAGAAGTGATTTCAAAGGCGCAGTAGGAAGTCATGGCAAACGGAAGTTGAATCCCGATACCAGTAATCGCAAGCTCAGTCATTTTACAATGAGAGTGTAAACTCATGCGGCTATAAGGAGAGTATTTGTTAAAATAAACTTTATGTTTACTGTCGTCTTGTTGGGTCGACATTAATTTAGCATCAAGCTTTTCAATCATTGATTCTAATAGTTCACTTTCAATCCCTGCTGGCATATGCATCGCAAAGTCGAAATTCTTTTTAAATTCTTCTAGGTTCGTTTTTCCGTCGTTATCGTAAGTCACGCAATAACAAAAATGAGACTGCATAAATTTCTTCAATGGCTCAAATTTAGTTTTATTATCCTGAATCAACTGACGGTCAATTAAAATTAAATGGGGGAGTTGGTAGTTGAGTTCATCAACAAAGTTATCCAGGTTGGCAAATCCACGGGCACAGTAGCGCTTATCAAGTTTGATCATGCTCTTGATATGCTCACGGTTTTTTACATCTTGTTCGTAGTAGAGAACCTTGATGGGCTTATACTTTGAAATGTCCTGGTTCGATTCAACCCAGGCAAGGATTTTTTTCTTATCCCTTTCACCATGTTTGGTTTCTATTCTACAAAGGTAGCCATTGCTGTATTGGTAGTAGCGGCCAATTTTATTTTTTTCAACGACGGTGAGTTTTGCTTCTTTAATATCGAGTTCATCAAATAAAGGGTTTTTCAGTTCAATTGACTGGCCTTCATTTAAATCTAAATTCACTTCGATGTAACATTGAGCACTCGACATCCATCCAATGCGTCCGAAGGTTGAAAAATCACCTTCTATTTCAAATTGAACAGGTTTGAATTCTATTAACTGAGGATCAGGATTTTTAAAGTTTAAAAACCATTTGACTAAATTTCTAAAAAATTTAGGAGAGGGGTTATATCCTTTACCGCGATAAAGAATTTGTCCGGCACCGGCAATGATTAGACTTTTTTTATATTCAGGGGAAGTGTCCGCAGTGACGACGATGAATAATGTATTTCTGGCAAAAACGTGATTTCTCACTTTCGCGATAAATTTTTCAGCGTTGAGTGAACTATCATCTCCACTTATCACAACAATTTTTGGTAGTTCTTGAAGAATGTAATTTTCACCGGCCACAATGGAGCTCAAGTGCTTGAGAGGAAGTTCGTCTTGCAATAAGGCATTACTTACAAACCAGAACAGCTCAGCACCTTGATCTATTACTGCTATAGACATGCCTAAATTTTAACAGTGAAGCAAATTTGAGTCAAACGACCCCAGATTACCCTGCTAAGACTGTTAATCTAGGTCATTCTCATCGCGGACAATGCTTAAGGTATTCGTGGCAAGTGCCATCTTTTTGTTCTTAATTGCCTGTAAAACATAGGCGATAACCATGTCCCCAACACGATACTTTCTCCCGTAATCAGCAATGGAGTAAAAGACTTTCATTGAGACCCATGACTCTGTCACTTCAAGCATAAGCACTCTTGGCTCAGGGTCTGTCATGATTTCCGGAATAGATTTCACTGCTTCTAGAATCGCTGATTTTGCTTTCAATACATCGACATCAAAAGAGAAACGAAACTGCTGAGAGAAACGTGCAGGCTTTGTTCTCTCTGAGAAAATAAGCAGCTGGCTTTGAGCAATAGTCTTATTGGGGATGACGATCAGTTCATCACTAAACCCAAGCAGCGAAGTCGCTCGCCACGTGATCTCTTGAATTTGTCCAACCCATTTATCATCAGAGTTCTGAACTTCAACCCAATCACCCAACTGAAATGGTCTTTCAATTTGTAGGGCCACGCCGGAGAAAAGATTTCCAAGCGTATCTTGTAAAGCAAGACCGAGAACGATCGTGAAGATGGCCGAAGTGGCAAGAACAGTGGCCAGGTTAAACCCAAAAACATCAGCGGCAATCCAGCTGATGATAAAAGTTGAAAAGATAAGAGTGAAAAGGTTAGCGATAAGGCGAGGGACACCCTGACTCATGTTCGCTAAAAATAAATACAGGTAAACATAAACCTGTGCCAGACGGACAAGAACTGTGACTAAAAATAAAAAAGAAATAAGGCCTATGTAGTTGGCGACCTTTAAAGAAAAATAATCGGTCCATGTGGCGCTGACAACTCCCCAGTGAAAAAGGGCAAGCACTCCGGCGACACAAAGATAAAAACTTGTTCTGATAAATCTATGGCGAAGAGACGCATGTCTTTTCTCCGTGATCTTTTTCAAAAAGAGTTTATAAAAAAGCCATCCGATTAAAAGAGTGACGATTAAGACAGCAAAAGATTCAAACTGAATGAAGTATTCAATTCTTTCGATAGGAAGCCTGGCCTCATTCATGAGATTATCCTTTAATTAGTTGGCAAAAATATTTAATTTACAATGTTCGACAAGTTCCTGGATGGCCATCACACTTCTGACTGAATGACCTTGTTGATCAATCAGCGGCGAGTAGGCCGCAATTCCCAATTTCCCCGGGACAACGGCCAGCAGGCATCCACTCACTCCACTTTTAGCAGGAAGCCCTACAGTGTAGGCCCATTCACCGGCAGAATCATACATTCCACAAGTAAACATCAGGCTTAACATATCAGGTACGAATTCTTTTTTGATCACTTGCTTTTGAGTTTTTGGTTGAACACCGCCATTAGCAAGTGTTGCCGCCATATAGGCCAGGTCAGTTGTATTAAAAAGAATTGAGCATTGTTTGAAATAAAGATCTAGCGACTCTTCAATATCATCACCGATAATTTCAAAGTGACGAAGCAGGTGAGCGATCGAGCGGTTTCTATGGGCCGTCTTTTTTTCAGAATCAAAAACAGCTTCATCAACAGTGACATCATGACCAGCATATTCAGAAAACATCTTTAAAACGCGGTCGAGTCTTTTTTGAGTATTTTTATCCTGAATAAAACTACTGACGGCAATGGCGCCAGAGTTAATCATCGGGTTATAAGGGCGGTGAGTGTTTTTTTCTAATTCAACAATAGAGTTGAAAGCTTCACCACTAGGCTCAACTCCGACACGGCTTCTCATAAACTCGCGACCGTGTTCTTCTAGCGCCATCCCATAAATGAAAGGTTTTGAAGCAGATTGCAGGGTAAACTTGTGATTGAAGTCTCCCGCCTGATAAATCTCACCTTTATTGGTCACAACCGCTAAGGCAAATAAATCATGGTTTACGTTTGAGAGTTCCGGAATGTAAGACGCAGTCGCACCAGAGGTTTCAGAACGGTATTTATTTATTAAATCAGAAAGAAAGCTGTTCAAATTTTCCATTTAATAAATATATAATGTCACAGAACAATAGTCACCGAGAGAATTAGGATAGAGCGATGGATGTACAATATTTTTTTGATAAAGAGACATCAACATTAACTTACATCGTTTACGATGCTAAAACCCGCGATGCCATTATTATTGATCCGGTGTTAAATTATTCGGCCGAAACGGATAAGACAACGACCGACAGTCTGAAGCTGGTGACAGATTTCATTAAACTTCATAATCTTCACCCGATTTACTCTTTAGAAACTCATGCTCATGCCGACCATCTAAGCAGCTCACACCATTTAAAAGACATTTATCCGGATATCAAAATTGCCATCAGTAAACATATTGTGACTGTTCAAAAAGCATTTAAAGATATCGTTCATATGCCGGTCGAATTTAAACCGGATGGATCGCAGTTTGATAAACTGATTGAAGACGATGAAGACTTCAGCGCAGGATCAATCAAGATCCATGCAATCCCAACTCCCGGCCATACTCCAGCTTGTATGAGTTTCCATATTAACAATATGGTTTTCACTGGAGACGCTCTGTTTATTGAAGATGGGGGAACTGGCAGATGTGACTTCCCCAATGGAAGTGCAGAAGATCTTTACCACTCAATCCATGAAAATCTTTATTCACTGCCAGAAAATACAATTGTTTTCGTAGGACATGACTATCAACCTAATGGAAGAGAGTTAAGATTTGAAACAACTATTGGCGCTTCAAAAAGAAGCAACTGCCATTTAAAGTCTGAAACAACCAAAGATGAGTACGTCAATTTTCGCGAGGCCCGCGATAAAACACTCAAGACTCCAAAACTTCTGGTGCCTAGTATTCGTGTAAACATCAATGCTGGAATTGTTCTAGAAGAAAAAAATTAAAAATCCAGTCCCATCGCCAGGCCTGCGCCTTTTTTAACCGGAACAAGTGAGATCCAATAAGGATTTCCTTTTTCCAGATTATAATAAACTCCCCAAGCAAATGAGGCCCCGATCGTAATTCCGGCCGTGATGTCGTGAAGATAATGAAAGTAAAAAGAGAAAGAAATACTTTATGACTACATCCTGATGTGCTGTGAAGACTAATTTTTCTTGGGCGGAATAAAACATTCGAAAACAACTTTATAGGCCTCTTGTCTTTCGCGACCAGTTAGATAAGGTCCGACTGTTTTCCAGATATTTAATTTATCTTTCATTGGCAATTTGCATACACCAACACCACTTTTGATGTAACAACCCGGGTGATAGGCAAGAGTGAATTCTGTAATGTGATTACATGTTTTTGTTTGCTCCGCTTTGTTAGTTGAAGTCGGGCAATTGCCTTTCACTTCACACTCATCAACTAAACCTTTTTGCAGACAGACCATCACTGTGTAAATCCACTCAACACCAACTTTAGAAAAAAGTCCGTCATTGATATTTTTTACATAAGCAGAACAAGTCGGGTGGGCAAGTTTCGTAAAATAATTTACACCGACACTTTCGCACTTATATTTTTCTTCCATGCAGTTATAAAAACCACAAGTGGTATAGGGAAAGCATGATTCTTTTTTCGGGAGAGTGAGGTATTGGTAATCATCTCTTTGACTGAGGCAAGATTCAGGACTGGCACCGCAATCGCCCCACTGCTTTTCTAGCGTTGAAAGGTAAGTCGTCTTCAAGTCTCTTTCTAAAATATATTTAATCTCTATTCCAGGAATAGCAGCAAACAAAAGTTGAGGAACTAAAAATAAAAAAAGAAATGATTTTTTCATACTACTCATGAGTCACTTGAATTTCTTTTTTCTTTTTATCCAGAGTCACTTCAAGCACCACATTTTTATATTTTGTCGGCGCTTCAAATTTATAAATTCCACGAGCAAGTTTTTTAAACTCTAAGTTTTTACCTTCAAGAGTTTTTATGCCTACTACCGAAGCTTTTTCCAGGTCTTTATAAGGCCCATTGTGCTCAAGCTTTTGGTCGTAAATGTAAACCATATTATCATCAAGCATTAAGCAGACTTTCTCTTCTTTAAAAGAAGAAGGGCAGTGAGCAAAAGCTATAGACGCAGTTGATAAGCAAATAATTGCAGTCAGGATGTTTTTTATTTTCATAGTAATAAGGCTACTTATGAAAAATCAGGATGTCATGGGTTGACTCACCAGGTCGTTGAACTTTTTTATCATTAGTCTTTCCCTTTTTGATTCAGTATATTCCGGTCCATGAAAAAAACTAAGTTCGCTCTGTGTTTATTTTTATTATCCCTTGCTTCAACAGCGTTTGGAGCAAAGATCATTCCTGAAAATGATCTAAATAATCCACCTCTTATCATCAAAGACTTTGATACCGTTTCTGAACATGACTTCAATGTCATCACCAGCACTCTTTATAAATTGTATGCACCGATCATCGAAGAAAAAAGCGGACTAAAGTTTGTTATGATGACCGACTGGCAAGACGGAGCAGTGAATGCTTATGCTACACGCACACCGGATGCATGGAATGTGCATATCAACGGTGGGATCGCTCGCGCAAAAGGCATGACGACTGATGGACTTGCTCTAATTATCTGCCATGAAATCGGCCACCACTTAGCTGGAGCACCGAGAACATTTCATTACGACGGCTGGCCTTCAGCAGAAGGGCAGGCCGATTATTTTGCTACATCAAAATGCTTAAAGAAGTATTACGCCCAACTTTCAGTTGAAGGATTTGCTATCGATAGCAGCATCCCGGAAAAAGTTCTGATGGATTGTAATGGTGTGTATAAAAATCTTGCTGATTTAAAAATTTGCGTGCGCTCACAAATGGCCGCACTAGACTTCGCTCATTTCTTAAACTCACTTCCAGATGTAAGAACCCCCGTCTTGCTTGAGGCCACTGATCCAAAAGTCGTGAAGGGGACAAACATGAATGATTATCCAAAACCTCAATGCCGTTTCGATACTCTTTATCAAGGTTCTTTGTGTTCATTAAATTCTGATGTTGCAACTTCAGAGACAGATGCTAAAATTGGTCACTGTAATGATGAATCAAAACCCGGCACACGACCTCGCTGCTGGTACAAACCCTAGGCCTTAAAAAATGGATTTTCTTCACCTTGTTATCGACTTCATTCTGCACATTGAAGTTCATCTTGATTATTTAATTCAAACTTACCATGCTTGGACTTATTTAATTTTGTTCATGATTATTTTCTGTGAAACAGGAGTCGTGGTTCTGCCATTTCTTCCAGGTGACTCACTACTCTTTGCTATCGGAGCTTTTGCAGCAAGGGGATCGTTTGATTTCTGGACCATCTCTTTAACTCTCCTGGTAGCAGCTATTCTTGGCGATAGTTTGAACTACACGATTGGAAAGTATGTCGGCCCTAAAGTTTTTTATAAAAATGATTCGAAGTTTTTTAATAAAGGGCATCTGCTAAAAGCTCAGGCCTTTTATGAAAAGTACGGCGCTAAAACGATTATCATCGCACGTTTTATTCCCATCGTTCGCACCTTCGCACCTTTCGTTGCGGGGATTGGTGAGATGACGTACAAAAAGTTTATGACTTACAATGTGGTGGGAGCGGTTAGCTGGATTTTTATTTTCATTCCGTTGGGATACTTTTTTGGGAATTTAGCTTTTGTTCAACAGAATTTTAAATTAGTTATGATTGCGATTATTGTGATTTCGGTTTTACCGCCGATTATTGAATATCTTCGAGAGAGATCTAAAAAATAGCTGCAGCTATTTTTTGCGGATTATGTAATTCAAGACAAGTTATTATACAAAAAAAGCCCTCTTTCGAGGGCTTTTTTTGTATTAATGTAGATTTCCTTCAATAGCAGTAAAGTCATCTTCTGCATGATCAAGATCGAAGTTCTTCACGTTCTCATCATTGTCATAAGCATGGAATCCTTCAACCTGGTAACCAAAAACTTTTGGTCCACCCATTTCAGTTAAAAGAACTTTTACCATTTCATTTTGAACAGCTTTTGCTCCGTTGATATCAGTTGTCTGGTTAAACACACCAAAGAAGCTGAATCCTTTTTGTGTACTCATCGCACCTGCAAGAGTTGATGTGTGCATAAGTGTTCCAGTCTTTGCTACGAATGTATTTTTTAAGTCAGCTGAGTTCAGACGGTTTCTAAAAGTCCCTTGATCGTTACCTGGAACTGCAACGACATCTTCAAGTTCTTTTTGTTGTCTTTCAGCAGAAGCTTTTAGTTCAGAAATAAGGTTGGCCATGATCGCGCAAGATGCATAGTTATCAACTCTTTTTCCATCAATTGTCGATGGAAGTCCTGAACCATTATAAAGTTTAATTTGATCAGCAGTTAAGCTGAATCTATCAGCTAAAAACTTCTCAAATCCTTCAGCTCCACCTAGGTCTCTAAAAATTGTGTGAGCAGAGTAGTTGTTCGACTTAACGTTTGTTTCTTTTAAGTACTTGTATAGTTCAGGTGAAGTTAAAGTTAAAACTTTAACATCGTCCCCAGCAAGAGGATTTGAATCAACATACTCAACAGTATCAACACTGAAGTTTACATCTTTAACAAAACGGTCTTTTTTAGCAAGACTTGCTAAACGATCGTACTCAGCTCTAAAAACTTTAGACCATGAAGCTGTATTGAAATAAGTTTTGATGTTCTTTCCGTTAGAGTCTCTTGTGATTAACGGGTATTCATCAGTGTGAACTTGAGCGTTTGGATTGATTTGAATATTTTTATCGTAAGTGATTTTATCAAAGTGCTTGTACCCAAGTGTGTTTAATTGAGACACAAGGAAAAGCATTTTTTCATTACTCATGAATGGATCGAAGCTTCCTTGAAGGTGAAGGTTGTTCCCTTTAATGAAAAGCTTAGTGTCGTATCTATAGTTCACACCTTTTTGTTCAACTGCCCAAAGAGATGTTAAAAGTTTCGATACTGATGCCAGACGAATTTGTAAATCAACGTTCTTACCTTGAAGAACACCTTTTTCATCTGTGTAGCAGTATGACTGCTCTGTAGTTGGAGCTACTTTATAAGTTTTTAAAAGTTTATCGAAACTTGCATCAGTCTTTACTGAAGCGAATGCCGAAGTCGTGCTCATTGCAAGCAATGCTGCCGTCGTAATTTTTTTTGTTAGTGTCATACAAGGCCCTCTAGGTAGTAATGTGTGGACTGGGTATAGCGCACGAGGACATTACGATCAATGGATCTTGTAAAATCTATAGGTTCGCTCATCTAATGATGTCTTAGACTTGTTTGGTGTCAAAGTGACCCCAGTTTGTAAGTGTATTTAGTAAGATATGAGGTTTTTCTCAAAACCTTACATTAACACTCGGGAATTGCCCGAACGGTTTGGGTGGGCTAAGTTTTATAGACAAATTTTATATTCCTTATAAGGAGCTATTATGAAAACTTTATTACCACTTATCGCTGCCGCTGCTCTATTTGCTGGTTGTGAGAGAATTGAAGGACAACTAAACGTAACGAAAGCTGTGAAGCTTGAGAACTCAAGAGGGAACTCTAGAACGATTGCAGTAGGGACTTACACTGCAGACATCAAAGCTAATACTAAGAAGAAAATCACTCTTCGTTTAAACAACGAAAGCGATGAAAAATATGAATTCAACATTCCAGATGGATCTATTCCAACTAACGGAACATTCTCTTATAAATCAGCCACAGTTGGTCAACCAGTAGATCTAAGCGGATCTGTGGCGACAAACGTAACTGAATCAGGAATCGGTCAAACGACTGAGTCTTGCCAGTACCAACAACCGGTTCAATCTTGCTGGCCTCTACCAAATGGTGGAATGAGCTGTTCAACTCATATGGAAACTAGATTTGGAACAAGATGGATCCAGTACTTTGATAGAACAACTTCTAGAGATGTAGGTCTATCAATCGCTGTAGCTAATACGAATGAAGAAGCTGCTCAGTTCTCTGGACACAATACAACTGTTGAAAGAGTTGTAATGAACGCTTCTCAGTGCCGTTAATTTTAAAATTAAAATAGAAATAAAAAGGCCTCCGAAATGGAGGCCTTTTTTATGATACTTTCCAAGCTGGACCTGGCGTAATTGAATATTTCTCACGAATCGCTACGATGTCATCCAGGATATTTTCCTGTTCAAGATAGTAACCCAACTCATCCAGCACTTCTTCTTCATCAGTCGTTAAAAGAATACCACTCATGTAATGTATGTATTCCTCACCATCTTTTTGAGATGAAGTGATGATCAGATTGTATGGCCCGAGAGTTCCTTTTTTAATTTCAATCATTGTTTGATTGGGAAGGCGATTAAATTTATCACCCATTAAAAGAGTGACGTCTTCGAAGATTTCCTTTTCTAGGGAAATCTTGAAATTGATGTTTTTATATTCGGTTTCAAAATTCATGATAAAATAATAATAACTGAATTTTTTAGAAATGTATAAGGGAGTCTTTTAGTGACAGAAGCAACTTATTGGCGAAAATGCGGTAGCTGTAAAAAAGAAATTGGGTTTAATACGATTTATCAGGTGTGTAACGTTAGTACATGCAGAAAGATGGTGTTTTGCTCAGTAGACTGCTGGAACCTTCACAATCCGGTTATGAATCACAAAAGCTCATGGGCCGAAGAAAACAGATCCCCTAAAAAAGAAAACTACCGGCCAGAAGAAGATGGAAACGCTCAGAGAAGAAT
Coding sequences within it:
- a CDS encoding DedA family protein yields the protein MDFLHLVIDFILHIEVHLDYLIQTYHAWTYLILFMIIFCETGVVVLPFLPGDSLLFAIGAFAARGSFDFWTISLTLLVAAILGDSLNYTIGKYVGPKVFYKNDSKFFNKGHLLKAQAFYEKYGAKTIIIARFIPIVRTFAPFVAGIGEMTYKKFMTYNVVGAVSWIFIFIPLGYFFGNLAFVQQNFKLVMIAIIVISVLPPIIEYLRERSKK
- a CDS encoding D-alanyl-D-alanine carboxypeptidase, producing MTLTKKITTAALLAMSTTSAFASVKTDASFDKLLKTYKVAPTTEQSYCYTDEKGVLQGKNVDLQIRLASVSKLLTSLWAVEQKGVNYRYDTKLFIKGNNLHLQGSFDPFMSNEKMLFLVSQLNTLGYKHFDKITYDKNIQINPNAQVHTDEYPLITRDSNGKNIKTYFNTASWSKVFRAEYDRLASLAKKDRFVKDVNFSVDTVEYVDSNPLAGDDVKVLTLTSPELYKYLKETNVKSNNYSAHTIFRDLGGAEGFEKFLADRFSLTADQIKLYNGSGLPSTIDGKRVDNYASCAIMANLISELKASAERQQKELEDVVAVPGNDQGTFRNRLNSADLKNTFVAKTGTLMHTSTLAGAMSTQKGFSFFGVFNQTTDINGAKAVQNEMVKVLLTEMGGPKVFGYQVEGFHAYDNDENVKNFDLDHAEDDFTAIEGNLH